The following proteins come from a genomic window of Nostoc sp. ATCC 53789:
- a CDS encoding PAS domain-containing protein, translating into MPDAEKSQNQLANEKLLHRQVSKKANYSLLASGEEGMVLQLADGTIQACSAACDRILGLTTAQLVGQNLLDSKWQFLHEDGSPLTSETHPAIAAQKTGRPCLNVVCGFYKPNGQLVWLLLSSKPLFQAGVNTPFAIVTTFSDITEFKHAQLEEKCNCTEDTQQVEEESWLQPEAESSVPLASLVDANESQILWDSQRLFQQIAGTLPGILYIYDLIEQRNSYVNYEIAQGWGYTPAEIQAMGKDLFTQLLHPEDLARLPTYFERFNSTCQGEVLSFEYRIRHANGEWRWFCSYDTVYSRTVEGFPKYLLGIAFDITERRHIEISLRQSNERFELAAAAVNCLIYDWEIHRSSVERTQGLTQVFGYTQQEAEPTFEWWQQLIHPDDQQRVNDQFMASMANGNRYSIEYRIRHKDGRYLWVQDQGFAVREANGQVVRVVGASTDITEQQAILRDRQQIETNLRESEERIRLATTAAELGMWFWNITTNELVWTEKCKELFGLAPEVEMSYELFLNCIHPEDRQRLNEAIARCFQEKVEYDIEYRSLWSDGSIHWIAAKGRVFYEADDQPVRMMGTSQDITGRKQIENDLRQRETQLRRLVDSNIIGIMFATPDHITEANEAFLEMVGYTREELLAGKVRRKQMTPPEYHALDEQGIEQLLTVGVCNPFEKEYIRKDGSRIPILIGGALVEKDPPSWICFILDLTPRKQLEQTLRQQAEELKQANRNKDEFLAILSHELRSPLNPILGWSSLLKSRKFDEATTNRALETIERNTQLQIQLIDELLDVSRIIRGKLNLTFATVNLASVIDAALETVRLIAESKSIQIKIQLDPNVGKVSGDYYRLQQVVGNLLSNAVKFTPPNGSVEVNLSLNRELTSHSALIQVKDTGQGISPEFLPHVFEYFRQADSSTTRKFGGLGLGLAIVRNLVELHGGTITAASPGEGQGAIFIVRLPVMKEIRGDEKTGGGTEKFNSLAIAGLRILIVDDDADTREFLHFFLQQNGVLTTVAASVTEALAVIVKTIPDVLISDLGMPEMDGYSLIKLLRAMPKEEGGEIPAIALTAYAGESDRDRVLASGFQKHIAKPVQPTELITSIADLVGQR; encoded by the coding sequence ATGCCAGACGCGGAAAAGTCCCAAAACCAGCTGGCTAATGAAAAGCTGCTGCATCGGCAAGTTAGTAAAAAAGCAAATTATTCGCTCTTAGCCAGTGGAGAAGAGGGAATGGTGCTTCAGTTGGCGGATGGTACTATCCAGGCTTGCAGTGCAGCTTGCGATCGCATTTTGGGACTAACCACAGCACAACTTGTAGGGCAGAATTTGCTCGATTCCAAGTGGCAATTTCTTCATGAAGATGGCTCTCCTTTAACTAGCGAAACTCACCCAGCGATCGCTGCTCAGAAAACAGGTAGACCTTGCTTGAATGTGGTGTGTGGCTTTTATAAGCCAAATGGTCAGCTAGTCTGGCTATTGTTGTCTTCAAAACCTCTGTTCCAAGCAGGAGTAAACACTCCTTTTGCGATCGTCACAACTTTTTCGGATATTACAGAATTTAAGCACGCACAACTTGAGGAAAAATGTAACTGTACTGAAGATACTCAACAAGTTGAAGAAGAAAGTTGGTTGCAGCCAGAAGCTGAGAGTAGTGTTCCTCTTGCCTCTCTTGTTGATGCAAATGAATCTCAGATACTGTGGGATAGTCAACGTTTGTTCCAACAAATTGCTGGTACTCTTCCGGGGATACTTTACATATACGACCTGATTGAGCAGCGAAATTCTTATGTTAATTACGAAATTGCTCAAGGTTGGGGCTACACACCAGCAGAAATCCAGGCAATGGGAAAGGATTTATTTACCCAACTTCTACACCCTGAAGATTTGGCTCGACTCCCTACTTATTTTGAAAGATTTAATTCTACCTGTCAGGGCGAAGTCCTCAGTTTTGAATACCGCATTCGACACGCGAATGGAGAATGGCGTTGGTTTTGTAGCTATGACACTGTATATAGCAGAACTGTTGAGGGATTCCCGAAATATCTTTTAGGCATTGCTTTCGATATCACAGAGCGACGACATATAGAAATTTCGCTGCGGCAAAGTAACGAAAGGTTTGAGCTAGCAGCTGCGGCGGTTAATTGCCTAATCTATGACTGGGAAATTCACAGAAGTAGTGTAGAAAGAACTCAGGGTTTAACCCAGGTTTTTGGCTACACACAACAAGAAGCTGAACCTACCTTCGAGTGGTGGCAACAACTTATCCACCCCGATGACCAACAAAGAGTTAATGACCAGTTCATGGCTAGTATGGCCAATGGCAACCGTTATAGCATTGAGTATCGAATCCGTCACAAAGATGGTCGCTATTTATGGGTGCAAGACCAGGGTTTTGCTGTCCGGGAAGCAAATGGTCAGGTAGTTAGGGTTGTTGGTGCTAGTACTGATATTACCGAACAGCAAGCTATACTGCGTGATCGCCAGCAAATTGAAACAAATCTGCGCGAGAGTGAAGAACGGATTCGGTTAGCCACGACTGCTGCGGAACTGGGTATGTGGTTTTGGAATATTACCACCAACGAGTTAGTTTGGACAGAGAAATGTAAGGAGCTATTTGGACTAGCCCCAGAAGTCGAAATGAGCTATGAGCTTTTCCTCAACTGCATACATCCAGAAGATCGTCAACGCCTCAATGAAGCGATCGCTCGTTGTTTTCAGGAAAAGGTTGAGTATGACATTGAATACCGCAGTCTTTGGTCTGATGGTAGCATTCATTGGATTGCTGCTAAAGGTCGTGTCTTTTACGAAGCCGACGATCAGCCAGTTCGGATGATGGGTACTTCTCAGGATATTACTGGGCGCAAACAGATAGAAAATGATTTGCGCCAGCGTGAAACTCAATTAAGGCGCTTAGTTGATTCCAATATTATTGGCATTATGTTCGCTACACCTGACCATATTACTGAGGCGAACGAGGCTTTTTTAGAAATGGTGGGTTATACGCGAGAGGAACTATTAGCAGGTAAAGTACGCAGAAAACAGATGACTCCACCGGAATATCACGCTCTTGATGAGCAGGGGATAGAGCAACTTTTAACGGTTGGAGTATGTAATCCTTTTGAAAAAGAATATATCCGCAAAGATGGTTCGCGCATTCCCATACTAATTGGTGGTGCTTTGGTAGAAAAAGATCCGCCATCTTGGATCTGTTTTATTCTGGACTTAACCCCAAGGAAGCAATTAGAACAGACACTTAGACAACAAGCAGAGGAACTCAAACAGGCGAACCGAAACAAAGACGAATTTCTCGCCATTCTCTCCCACGAATTGCGATCGCCCCTCAACCCAATTTTAGGCTGGTCATCGCTACTCAAAAGCCGCAAATTTGATGAAGCTACTACCAATCGGGCCTTAGAAACCATCGAAAGAAATACTCAATTGCAGATTCAATTAATTGATGAATTGCTGGATGTATCCCGAATTATTCGCGGTAAGTTGAACCTGACTTTTGCCACTGTTAACCTAGCATCTGTAATTGATGCTGCATTAGAAACAGTCCGGTTAATCGCAGAAAGCAAATCCATCCAAATAAAAATACAGCTTGACCCTAATGTTGGTAAAGTGTCTGGCGATTATTATCGCTTACAGCAAGTTGTAGGGAATTTACTCTCGAATGCTGTCAAGTTCACTCCTCCTAACGGTTCTGTGGAAGTCAACCTATCGTTAAATAGGGAATTGACTTCCCACTCAGCACTGATTCAAGTTAAAGACACTGGACAAGGGATTTCCCCTGAATTCCTCCCCCACGTATTTGAATATTTTCGTCAAGCTGATAGCAGTACAACCAGAAAATTTGGCGGGCTGGGGTTGGGATTGGCAATAGTTCGCAACCTGGTAGAGCTGCATGGTGGAACTATAACAGCAGCTAGTCCAGGAGAAGGACAGGGAGCAATTTTTATTGTGAGACTGCCTGTGATGAAAGAGATTAGGGGAGATGAGAAAACTGGGGGAGGCACAGAGAAATTTAACTCGTTAGCGATCGCTGGACTGCGGATATTGATTGTTGATGATGATGCTGATACACGGGAGTTTTTGCACTTCTTCCTACAGCAGAATGGGGTACTAACAACTGTTGCAGCATCGGTAACTGAGGCGCTCGCTGTCATAGTCAAGACCATACCTGATGTATTAATCAGTGATTTAGGAATGCCAGAGATGGATGGCTACAGCCTAATTAAGCTACTCAGGGCTATGCCAAAGGAAGAGGGAGGGGAAATTCCGGCGATCGCTCTTACAGCTTATGCGGGAGAAAGCGATCGCGATCGAGTTCTAGCATCTGGTTTTCAGAAACATATTGCCAAGCCAGTACAACCAACTGAATTAATAACCTCAATTGCAGATTTGGTAGGTCAAAGATAA
- a CDS encoding fasciclin domain-containing protein: MFSFFRWPSARVALLVLGMTAATITPIVISTPASSQNTVPSETPSPATPSPTSTVNLSDVSSDYWARPFIQALADNNVIAGFPDGSFRPNQAVTRAEFAALIQKAFPNQNRVRQLTAGGFRDVPAGYWASSVIQYAYETGFLAGYPGNVFSPNQQIPKVQAIVALTSGLGLTASNTGASTDLSTYYTDASSIPQYAIASVTSATQSNIVVNYPDVKQLNPQQPLTRAEVAALLYQALAKQGRVQPIASNLPASQYIVGGTQTGSDIVTLASSSSSLTTLTSLLKAAGLTDVLQQPGPYTVFAPTDQAFAALPAATLQQLQQPENRQALIKILTYHVVPGAVTSSQLAAGELQTAEEKPVNIQIDRASNQISVNNARVIQADVKASNGVIHAINQVLVPPDVNISQLNQPPTGNADGTTPTVTPGRTTLGGPSYIGVAGNIGLSGNDTALSDGNFAVISKIGLTRNISVRPSVLFGDDTVFLVPLTLDFTPRASADVGDRTFFISPYIGAGVAIEANLDTDFGLLLTGGVDIPLGSRFTLNGAVNAAFMDQTDVGLQLGLGYNF; this comes from the coding sequence ATGTTTAGTTTTTTTCGTTGGCCATCAGCAAGGGTTGCTTTACTAGTCCTGGGAATGACAGCTGCTACAATAACTCCCATCGTAATTTCTACCCCAGCTTCATCTCAAAATACCGTTCCATCTGAGACACCATCTCCTGCAACACCATCTCCGACTTCAACAGTTAACTTATCTGATGTTTCCTCAGATTATTGGGCGCGTCCCTTCATTCAAGCCCTAGCTGACAATAATGTAATTGCTGGCTTTCCTGATGGCAGCTTCAGGCCAAATCAAGCCGTGACTCGTGCTGAATTTGCCGCCCTGATTCAGAAAGCTTTCCCTAACCAAAATCGAGTTCGGCAATTAACCGCAGGTGGATTTCGTGATGTTCCTGCTGGTTATTGGGCATCTTCTGTAATTCAGTACGCCTACGAAACTGGATTTTTGGCAGGCTATCCTGGAAACGTGTTTTCGCCAAATCAACAAATACCCAAGGTACAGGCGATCGTTGCTTTAACGAGTGGTTTAGGCTTAACTGCTAGTAACACCGGAGCCAGTACTGACCTCAGCACGTACTACACCGACGCTTCAAGTATCCCGCAGTATGCCATTGCCAGTGTTACTAGTGCAACACAATCTAATATTGTTGTTAATTACCCAGATGTAAAACAACTCAATCCCCAACAACCTTTAACTCGTGCTGAAGTTGCGGCACTCTTATATCAAGCTTTGGCTAAACAGGGACGAGTACAACCCATTGCTAGCAATCTTCCAGCTAGTCAGTATATTGTTGGTGGGACTCAAACTGGTAGCGATATTGTGACTCTTGCTTCATCCAGTAGTTCTCTTACAACACTGACTTCTTTATTAAAGGCAGCCGGCTTAACAGATGTTCTTCAACAGCCAGGCCCTTATACAGTCTTCGCTCCCACCGATCAAGCATTTGCTGCTTTACCTGCTGCTACCTTACAGCAGTTACAGCAACCAGAAAATAGACAAGCATTGATTAAGATTTTGACATACCACGTGGTTCCTGGTGCAGTCACTTCTAGTCAACTCGCGGCTGGGGAACTGCAAACTGCTGAAGAAAAGCCTGTAAATATTCAAATCGATCGCGCTAGCAATCAAATCTCAGTGAATAATGCCAGAGTTATCCAGGCGGATGTTAAAGCTAGCAATGGTGTTATCCATGCAATTAACCAAGTTCTTGTCCCGCCTGATGTTAACATCAGTCAGTTAAATCAACCACCAACAGGAAATGCAGACGGAACAACGCCTACTGTTACACCAGGTAGAACTACTCTTGGTGGCCCCAGCTATATCGGGGTTGCTGGTAACATTGGTTTAAGCGGCAACGATACAGCTTTGAGCGATGGTAACTTTGCAGTAATTAGTAAGATTGGTCTGACACGTAATATCTCAGTGCGACCATCAGTGCTATTTGGGGATGATACAGTGTTTTTGGTTCCCTTGACTTTAGATTTTACCCCTCGTGCCTCTGCTGACGTGGGCGACCGAACCTTCTTTATATCTCCTTATATAGGTGCTGGTGTAGCGATCGAAGCTAATCTAGATACTGATTTTGGATTACTGCTAACTGGTGGTGTAGACATTCCTCTCGGTTCTAGATTTACGTTAAATGGCGCTGTAAATGCTGCTTTTATGGATCAAACTGATGTAGGGTTACAATTAGGACTTGGCTACAACTTCTAA
- a CDS encoding ATP-binding protein, with product MLLLGFFLGLAVGIGFWIWQQVQLNRYLGRLFRPLTSHSDKKGLLLIPGLWQEIAMVKQQRQDLQQSLQTYQDLLDFAPVGYLQVDEENQLLWCNRQAQEILYLQRWQPEEVRLLLELVRSYELDHLIEQTRDRQKPQTGEWIFHPSFDDAAEMSTIKSLALRASSLPLPNGQVGVFLENRQPLLDINQVRDRSFSDLAHELRTPLTSIRLVVETLQIRLEPPLNRWVNRLMQEVDRLINLVQSWLDLTQMEANPTMQLQAKAVELRSLITSVWETLEPLAQRQHLSISYSGPENLWIKADQARIFQVFLNLLDNSIKYSPPSTSIRVEAKILSTKDHDATSPILEINLIDSGVGFSEADLPHVFERFYRGDKARTHSPQDSNSIGAIVGNGLGLAIVEQILIAHGGSIKAMNHPETGGAWMQLQFPEVMANSLSQDYS from the coding sequence ATGCTTTTATTGGGATTTTTTCTGGGTTTAGCAGTAGGCATTGGGTTTTGGATTTGGCAACAGGTTCAACTTAACCGCTACCTGGGGCGCTTATTCCGACCGTTAACCTCGCATTCTGACAAGAAGGGACTGCTGCTGATTCCTGGGTTATGGCAGGAAATAGCGATGGTGAAACAGCAACGGCAAGATTTGCAGCAATCATTGCAAACTTACCAAGATTTGCTAGATTTTGCACCAGTGGGATATTTGCAAGTAGATGAGGAAAATCAGCTGCTGTGGTGTAATCGGCAGGCGCAGGAAATTTTGTATCTGCAAAGGTGGCAACCAGAAGAAGTACGCTTACTACTAGAATTGGTACGGTCTTACGAACTTGACCATTTAATTGAGCAAACTCGCGATCGCCAAAAACCACAGACGGGAGAATGGATTTTTCATCCATCTTTTGATGATGCGGCAGAAATGTCAACAATCAAATCTCTGGCTTTGCGGGCATCTAGTTTGCCTTTACCGAATGGACAAGTAGGAGTATTTTTAGAAAATCGTCAACCCCTATTAGACATAAATCAAGTACGCGATCGCTCTTTTTCTGATTTAGCCCACGAACTCAGAACGCCCTTGACTTCGATTCGCTTGGTGGTGGAAACTTTACAAATCCGCTTGGAACCACCTCTAAATCGCTGGGTTAACCGTTTGATGCAGGAAGTTGATCGGCTGATTAATCTAGTGCAAAGCTGGTTAGACTTGACCCAAATGGAAGCAAACCCAACCATGCAATTGCAAGCCAAAGCTGTAGAATTGCGATCGCTAATTACATCTGTTTGGGAAACACTAGAACCCTTAGCACAGCGCCAACATCTATCTATTTCTTATTCTGGCCCAGAAAATCTTTGGATTAAAGCAGATCAAGCCCGGATTTTTCAAGTTTTTCTCAACTTGCTAGACAACAGTATAAAATACAGCCCTCCTTCTACAAGTATTCGGGTTGAAGCGAAAATCTTATCAACAAAAGATCATGATGCTACTTCTCCAATTCTAGAAATAAATCTTATTGATTCTGGAGTCGGGTTTTCTGAGGCAGATTTACCCCACGTTTTTGAGCGATTTTATCGAGGAGATAAGGCACGAACCCATTCCCCACAAGATAGTAACTCCATCGGGGCGATCGTTGGCAATGGTTTAGGTTTAGCGATCGTTGAGCAAATTCTGATCGCCCACGGTGGCTCAATCAAAGCTATGAACCATCCAGAAACCGGTGGTGCGTGGATGCAACTTCAATTTCCTGAAGTTATGGCAAACTCCTTAAGCCAAGACTATAGTTAG
- the phoU gene encoding phosphate signaling complex protein PhoU: MKAVHYGSNPQRPELARAIRRLERDVLRMGALVEQSFRLSHQALFARNLTAAEQLPLLDKKIDRFYRQIESDCTAIMTLKAPTAQDLRCLSAFMQLVRDLERIGDYAEDLAEIAIKIFPYAPHTCLSEIEAMSLHAQAMLATSLKALGDFDEGGGRRLKHLDDTVDDAYDRVYQTLAQQRDVPGVVEPIVLLALAIRCLERMADHATNIGQRVAYIVTGQRS, encoded by the coding sequence GTGAAAGCTGTCCATTATGGTTCCAATCCTCAAAGACCCGAACTAGCACGCGCCATTAGGCGCTTAGAACGGGACGTATTACGCATGGGTGCTTTGGTAGAACAATCGTTTCGCCTCAGCCACCAAGCGTTATTTGCTCGTAACTTAACAGCAGCAGAGCAACTTCCTCTATTAGATAAAAAGATTGATCGCTTTTATCGTCAAATCGAATCAGACTGTACGGCGATTATGACGCTGAAAGCGCCTACGGCTCAAGATTTGCGCTGCTTGAGTGCCTTTATGCAACTGGTGCGAGACTTAGAGCGCATTGGCGATTATGCTGAAGATTTAGCTGAGATTGCGATTAAAATTTTTCCTTATGCGCCTCATACGTGTTTATCTGAAATCGAAGCCATGTCCCTTCACGCACAGGCGATGCTAGCAACTAGCTTGAAGGCTTTGGGAGATTTCGATGAAGGCGGTGGTCGCCGTTTAAAGCACCTAGATGATACTGTAGACGATGCTTACGATCGCGTTTATCAAACTTTAGCCCAACAACGGGATGTACCTGGTGTAGTCGAGCCAATTGTGCTGCTAGCACTGGCAATTCGTTGTCTGGAACGGATGGCAGATCATGCAACTAATATCGGTCAGAGGGTAGCATATATTGTCACTGGTCAACGCTCTTAA
- a CDS encoding pentapeptide repeat-containing protein has translation MALDFSGQNLRGRNFKGRKDLVGANFSYADIRGANFTNVNLRKANFSHAKAGLQWHWAISAAIVTVLLVSSALSKSVIVALLIASLVVISVALVASRYNWAVALTANLVLTIAGFIALILALIISAVVASPVSIFNVVLVGGVPIVLAFLGFIYIAVFGSRAAIISTARARVEAGIVPFSIAVADECLKTAIINTGGTSFRMADLTDANFTAAMLKNTNFGSANVTHACWLQAQKLDFARVYATYLEKPQVRELVITGQGQNKNFDDLSLRGVNLQAANLVDASFINADLSEANLQDADFSRAKLKQTQLDGTDLTGATLTGAYIEDWGITNTTKLHGVRCEYIFMRLPTKQDPDPLRKPDNKQEVFADGDFADFIKPIFDTLDLYHNQGVDPRAVAIAFKNLAENHPEAELEIVAMEKRGEDKILLRAKTAAGSDKSQLSAEYFDDYNQLKALSQSQQLLLVEKDKRIISLENMVDTALKQPKFYTQGDTNMSDISGINIQGSSNVSGIAGNNSIANLGTISGNVSIALNQLPDATDAEKPGIKELLSQLQDAIIQSTYLSEEDKAEALEQVNSLAEAGKNPQESTKQKTAKTAITMLKGIFTGLPAIASLVEAGNKLLPAIAKLFGLG, from the coding sequence ATGGCTTTAGACTTCTCCGGTCAAAATCTCCGAGGACGCAATTTCAAAGGTAGAAAAGACCTTGTGGGTGCTAACTTTAGCTATGCCGACATCCGAGGGGCAAACTTTACCAATGTCAATTTGAGAAAGGCAAACTTCAGTCATGCTAAAGCTGGACTGCAATGGCATTGGGCAATTAGTGCAGCAATAGTAACAGTCTTATTAGTTTCATCCGCACTATCAAAATCTGTAATTGTGGCTTTACTAATAGCTTCACTGGTAGTTATCAGCGTAGCTCTGGTTGCTTCTAGGTATAACTGGGCTGTTGCTCTGACTGCAAATCTGGTTTTAACTATAGCTGGTTTTATAGCTTTGATTTTGGCTTTGATTATCTCAGCAGTTGTAGCTAGTCCTGTATCTATATTTAATGTTGTTTTAGTTGGTGGTGTGCCAATTGTTTTAGCGTTTTTGGGGTTTATATACATAGCTGTATTTGGCTCTAGAGCCGCAATTATATCTACAGCTAGAGCTAGGGTTGAAGCTGGTATAGTTCCTTTTTCCATAGCAGTCGCTGACGAGTGTTTAAAGACTGCCATAATCAACACGGGTGGTACAAGTTTTCGCATGGCTGATTTAACAGATGCTAATTTTACTGCGGCGATGCTGAAAAATACTAATTTTGGATCTGCTAATGTAACTCATGCTTGCTGGTTACAAGCTCAAAAGCTTGATTTTGCTCGTGTTTATGCAACTTATCTTGAAAAACCCCAAGTACGCGAGCTAGTAATTACAGGACAAGGACAAAATAAAAATTTTGATGATCTATCACTGCGAGGTGTCAACCTACAAGCAGCTAACCTAGTGGATGCAAGCTTTATTAACGCTGATCTCAGTGAAGCTAATTTGCAAGATGCCGATTTTTCAAGAGCAAAGCTGAAGCAAACGCAACTAGACGGCACAGATTTAACTGGTGCAACTCTCACAGGCGCGTACATTGAAGATTGGGGGATTACAAATACAACTAAATTGCATGGGGTGAGGTGTGAATATATCTTCATGCGTTTACCCACCAAACAAGACCCTGACCCTCTCCGCAAACCTGATAATAAACAAGAAGTATTTGCAGACGGGGATTTTGCCGACTTTATCAAGCCAATTTTTGACACCCTCGACCTTTACCATAATCAAGGCGTTGACCCCCGCGCCGTTGCCATAGCCTTCAAAAACCTTGCCGAAAACCATCCCGAAGCCGAGTTAGAAATCGTGGCAATGGAGAAACGCGGCGAAGATAAAATCTTACTCAGAGCCAAAACCGCCGCAGGGAGCGATAAATCTCAACTGAGTGCAGAATATTTTGATGATTATAATCAACTCAAAGCTTTATCGCAGAGTCAGCAATTATTGCTGGTAGAAAAAGATAAGCGCATTATTAGTTTAGAAAATATGGTAGATACTGCTCTCAAGCAGCCCAAATTTTATACACAAGGAGATACAAATATGTCAGATATCAGTGGCATCAATATTCAAGGTAGCAGTAATGTTAGCGGTATCGCTGGCAATAATTCTATTGCTAATTTAGGAACCATTAGCGGTAACGTGAGTATTGCCCTCAATCAGTTACCTGATGCAACCGATGCCGAGAAACCAGGAATCAAAGAATTATTGTCACAGTTGCAAGATGCAATCATCCAATCCACATATTTGTCAGAAGAAGACAAAGCCGAAGCGCTAGAACAGGTGAACAGTTTGGCAGAAGCGGGTAAAAATCCTCAAGAATCCACCAAGCAAAAGACTGCAAAAACAGCAATCACTATGTTGAAAGGGATATTTACAGGCTTACCTGCGATCGCATCGCTGGTTGAAGCTGGTAATAAATTATTGCCTGCGATCGCAAAACTATTCGGTTTGGGATAA
- a CDS encoding response regulator transcription factor has product MYTTESTKYSARTEIGQTSRILVVEDEELIQEMLAVALEEEGYGVITAPDGRSAIEYLKSFETNSGEVPFDLIILDLMLPQINGLDICRLLRHQGNPVPILMLSAKGSETDRVLGLEVGADDYLTKPFSMRELVARCRALLRRQRLSNLPQLPVLKFKDVTLNPQECRVLVRGQEVSLSPKEFRLLELFMSYARRVWSREQLLDQVWGPDFVGDSKTVDVHIRWLREKLEQDPSHPEYIVTVRGFGYRFG; this is encoded by the coding sequence ATGTATACCACTGAATCGACCAAATACTCTGCCAGAACGGAAATTGGACAAACCAGCCGTATTCTAGTAGTAGAAGATGAAGAATTAATCCAGGAAATGCTAGCTGTAGCCCTGGAAGAAGAAGGTTACGGGGTGATAACTGCACCCGATGGGCGATCTGCTATAGAGTATCTCAAAAGTTTTGAAACCAACTCAGGGGAAGTTCCCTTTGATTTGATCATTCTTGATTTGATGCTGCCGCAAATCAATGGGCTAGATATATGCCGTTTGCTGCGTCATCAAGGAAACCCAGTACCGATTTTAATGCTCAGTGCTAAGGGTAGTGAAACTGACCGCGTTCTGGGGTTAGAGGTGGGAGCAGATGACTACCTGACCAAACCTTTTAGTATGCGCGAGTTAGTGGCTCGTTGTCGCGCTTTACTCCGCCGCCAACGCCTAAGTAATTTACCACAACTACCAGTATTAAAATTCAAAGATGTTACCTTGAATCCTCAAGAATGTCGGGTGCTGGTTCGTGGCCAAGAAGTGAGCCTTTCACCTAAAGAGTTCCGCTTGCTGGAATTGTTTATGAGTTACGCCCGGAGGGTATGGTCGCGGGAACAATTACTAGATCAGGTTTGGGGGCCAGATTTCGTTGGTGATAGTAAAACCGTAGACGTTCATATTCGCTGGTTGCGCGAAAAATTAGAGCAAGACCCCAGTCATCCGGAATATATTGTGACTGTACGAGGTTTTGGCTATAGGTTTGGATAA